From Candidatus Dormiibacterota bacterium, one genomic window encodes:
- a CDS encoding sigma-70 family RNA polymerase sigma factor → MAHRSEADLLAERDLIHAAQRDRAAFAPLYERYVDQIFAYALTLTQNRELAEDVTAATFARAVEELPRFEWRGVPYSAWLYRVAANLVARDRRRPGWIELTPQLGDDSPGPEDAAVWGDRAAEVRAAVATLPADQRQAVLLRFGGELRNREIAEIMGRSEGAVKLLTFRALTTLRRRLGAPLPAERAGRRREEGSGDR, encoded by the coding sequence GTGGCCCACCGCAGCGAGGCAGACCTCCTCGCCGAGCGCGATCTGATCCATGCCGCGCAGCGGGACCGGGCGGCGTTCGCGCCGCTCTACGAGCGGTACGTCGACCAGATCTTCGCCTACGCGCTGACCCTGACCCAGAACCGGGAGCTTGCCGAGGACGTGACCGCCGCCACCTTCGCCAGAGCCGTCGAGGAGCTGCCGCGCTTCGAGTGGCGTGGCGTCCCCTACTCGGCCTGGCTGTACCGGGTCGCCGCCAACCTGGTGGCCCGTGACCGCCGCCGTCCCGGCTGGATCGAGCTCACCCCCCAGCTCGGCGACGACTCGCCCGGTCCCGAGGACGCGGCGGTCTGGGGCGACCGCGCCGCCGAGGTGCGCGCCGCGGTGGCGACACTGCCCGCCGACCAGCGGCAGGCGGTGCTGCTGCGCTTCGGCGGCGAGCTGCGCAACCGGGAGATCGCCGAGATCATGGGCCGGAGCGAGGGGGCGGTGAAGCTGCTCACCTTCCGGGCCCTGACCACCCTGCGCCGCCGGCTGGGAGCGCCGCTCCCCGCCGAGCGCGCCGGCCGCCGCCGGGAGGAGGGCTCCGGTGATCGATGA
- a CDS encoding CDP-alcohol phosphatidyltransferase family protein — protein MDEVGTAPAPRSGLGGLVALYVEAFGLLRARPALRRSLTRWLIAGFVFTEAYAVGIAQLVSSRAAVLAALGALLWWLFFGLVLAGGATLLFIHPDGPRIDYYGFPNGVTALRAWSCLPLLLSAALPLPDDLNLILWCSIGGPLAMLDAVDGWIARRVGPLTELGRALDPAGDALFFAMAAVGGALVGILPWWLCGLIVLRYVGPLLATPIVFLSHRRPELSHTHWGRRNTIAVGWVFFILMWVRIAHGPVDVAALALGIPLVGGTLVLYVADLVRRTREAPVVP, from the coding sequence GTGGACGAGGTGGGGACCGCCCCCGCGCCACGGTCAGGGTTGGGGGGGCTGGTGGCCCTGTACGTCGAGGCCTTCGGGCTGCTGCGTGCCCGCCCGGCGCTGCGCCGCTCGCTCACCCGCTGGCTGATCGCGGGGTTCGTCTTCACCGAGGCCTACGCCGTCGGCATCGCCCAGCTGGTGTCGTCGCGGGCGGCGGTGCTCGCAGCCCTCGGCGCCCTCCTGTGGTGGCTCTTCTTCGGGCTGGTGCTGGCCGGCGGCGCCACCCTGCTCTTCATCCATCCCGACGGCCCCCGCATCGACTACTACGGATTCCCCAACGGGGTCACCGCGCTCCGGGCCTGGTCCTGCCTGCCACTGCTGCTCAGCGCCGCGCTGCCCCTCCCCGACGACCTGAACCTGATCCTCTGGTGCTCGATCGGCGGCCCGCTGGCGATGCTCGATGCCGTCGACGGCTGGATCGCGCGCCGGGTCGGGCCGCTCACCGAGCTCGGCCGCGCCCTCGATCCCGCCGGCGACGCGCTCTTCTTCGCGATGGCGGCGGTGGGGGGCGCGCTCGTCGGCATCCTCCCCTGGTGGCTCTGCGGGCTGATCGTGCTCCGCTACGTCGGGCCGCTGCTCGCCACTCCGATCGTCTTCCTCAGCCACCGCCGCCCCGAGCTGAGCCACACACACTGGGGACGGCGGAACACCATCGCCGTGGGCTGGGTGTTCTTCATCCTCATGTGGGTGCGCATCGCCCACGGTCCCGTGGACGTGGCCGCGCTGGCGCTGGGCATCCCCCTGGTGGGAGGCACCCTGGTGCTCTACGTCGCCGACCTGGTCCGCCGCACCCGGGAGGCCCCGGTGGTGCCCTGA
- a CDS encoding Lrp/AsnC ligand binding domain-containing protein, translating to MVRAYVLISTQPGKAMDVVSHMSGQDGIVQSDAITGEYDVIAQVEAGDVAGVGALIVEKIQRIDGVFKTVTCLAVK from the coding sequence ATGGTGCGCGCCTACGTGCTCATCAGCACCCAGCCGGGGAAGGCGATGGACGTCGTCTCGCACATGTCGGGCCAGGACGGCATCGTCCAGTCCGACGCCATCACCGGGGAGTACGACGTCATCGCCCAGGTCGAGGCGGGGGACGTGGCCGGGGTGGGCGCGCTCATCGTCGAGAAGATCCAGCGCATCGACGGGGTCTTCAAGACCGTCACCTGCCTGGCGGTCAAGTAG
- a CDS encoding VOC family protein gives MSEQLIGGPPHHIRLSVTDVDRSRAFYTEVLGFDVAMDAPPPPGDPFHDLCVENLQGGIVLINAGVLIGLRPVDESRRGDRFDPFRVGLDHLSFGVPARGDLERALARFEASGVDHGEITDLPMFGISVLPFRDPDGIALELTAPIG, from the coding sequence ATGTCCGAGCAGCTGATCGGCGGGCCGCCGCATCACATCCGGCTCAGCGTCACCGACGTCGACCGGTCGCGGGCGTTCTACACCGAGGTCCTGGGGTTCGACGTGGCGATGGACGCGCCGCCTCCTCCCGGCGACCCCTTCCACGACCTCTGCGTGGAGAACCTCCAGGGCGGCATCGTGCTCATCAACGCCGGGGTGCTGATCGGGCTGCGCCCGGTCGACGAGTCCCGCCGCGGCGACCGCTTCGACCCCTTCCGGGTCGGCCTCGACCATCTCAGCTTCGGCGTGCCCGCGCGCGGCGACCTGGAGCGGGCGCTCGCCCGCTTCGAGGCGAGCGGGGTCGACCACGGCGAGATCACCGACCTGCCGATGTTCGGGATCAGCGTGCTCCCCTTTCGCGACCCGGACGGCATCGCCCTGGAGCTGACCGCGCCGATCGGTTGA
- the lpdA gene encoding dihydrolipoyl dehydrogenase — MVADDAPRVVVLGGGPAGDVAALRASQLGARVVMVERAELGGTCLNWGCIPTKSLLATADLLRRIRGAGDLGIEVGDVRVDFTRMMERKEEVVLAMRRGVENACKRRRVEVVRGEGRLEDGAVAVDGRRIEYDHLVVCVGTEPSGLPGLDMDHPSVVTSNGVLRLDRVPERLLVVGGGVIGCEFASVFAPLGTSIDVVEVLPEILAGVDPRIVTQFRKLMEKQGIRFHTGRRLEGIAEYRAEDLTARLDDGTEIAADVLLVSVGRRAETRGIGLEEAGVEVNERGHVVVDDWLHTANPRIWAAGDCIGGLQLAHLASKEAERAVENALGHHPRPIDRTVVPSCIYTHPEIAMVGLNSQSAKAAGFTVKTGQARFLGNGKALGEAEPDGLAQLYADAQSDLLLGATIMGVHAVEIVHEVAVAISDGLTMAELGDIIHAHPTVSEVVMDGAEQGEGVAPYLS; from the coding sequence ATGGTGGCCGACGACGCCCCCAGGGTGGTGGTGCTCGGCGGCGGACCCGCCGGCGACGTCGCCGCGCTGCGCGCCTCCCAGCTCGGCGCCCGGGTGGTGATGGTCGAGCGCGCCGAGCTCGGCGGCACCTGCCTCAACTGGGGCTGCATCCCCACCAAGTCGCTGCTCGCCACCGCCGACCTGCTCCGCCGGATCCGCGGCGCCGGGGACCTCGGCATCGAGGTCGGCGACGTCCGCGTCGACTTCACCCGGATGATGGAGCGCAAGGAGGAGGTGGTCCTGGCGATGCGCCGGGGCGTCGAGAACGCCTGCAAGCGGCGCCGGGTCGAGGTGGTCCGCGGCGAGGGCCGGCTCGAGGACGGCGCCGTCGCCGTCGACGGCCGCCGGATCGAGTACGACCACCTGGTGGTCTGCGTGGGGACCGAGCCCTCGGGGCTGCCCGGCCTCGACATGGACCACCCCTCGGTGGTCACCAGCAACGGGGTGCTCCGCCTCGACCGCGTCCCCGAGCGCCTGCTGGTGGTCGGCGGCGGGGTGATCGGCTGCGAGTTCGCCTCGGTGTTCGCCCCGCTGGGCACCAGCATCGACGTGGTGGAGGTGCTCCCCGAGATCCTCGCCGGGGTCGATCCCCGGATCGTCACCCAGTTCCGCAAGCTGATGGAGAAGCAGGGCATCCGCTTCCACACCGGCCGCCGCCTCGAGGGCATCGCCGAGTACCGCGCCGAGGACCTCACCGCGCGGCTCGACGACGGCACCGAGATCGCCGCCGACGTGCTCCTCGTGTCCGTCGGCCGCCGCGCCGAGACCCGCGGCATCGGGCTCGAGGAGGCCGGGGTCGAGGTGAACGAGCGCGGCCACGTCGTCGTCGACGACTGGCTCCACACCGCCAATCCGCGGATCTGGGCGGCGGGCGACTGCATCGGCGGCCTCCAGCTCGCCCACCTGGCGAGCAAGGAGGCGGAGCGTGCGGTCGAGAACGCCCTCGGCCACCATCCCCGGCCGATCGACCGCACCGTGGTGCCCTCGTGCATCTACACCCACCCCGAGATCGCCATGGTCGGTCTGAACTCCCAGTCCGCGAAGGCGGCCGGCTTCACCGTGAAGACCGGGCAGGCGCGCTTCCTCGGCAACGGCAAGGCGCTGGGGGAGGCCGAGCCCGACGGCCTCGCCCAGCTCTACGCCGACGCCCAGAGCGACCTGCTGCTGGGGGCGACGATCATGGGGGTGCACGCCGTGGAGATCGTCCACGAGGTCGCGGTCGCGATCAGCGACGGCCTGACCATGGCCGAGCTCGGCGACATCATCCACGCCCATCCCACCGTGAGCGAGGTGGTGATGGACGGCGCCGAGCAGGGCGAGGGCGTCGCGCCGTACCTTTCGTAG